The Providencia rettgeri genome includes a window with the following:
- the feoC gene encoding Ferrous iron transport protein C — MTSLLQIRDLIALYGQADISLLSEQLNTPVPLIQAMVEKLVSLEKIEQVDINACLTGSSCKGCPESTDCAHFVYKIK, encoded by the coding sequence ATGACTAGCTTGCTGCAAATAAGAGATTTAATCGCCTTATATGGGCAAGCTGACATCTCGCTACTCAGTGAGCAGCTAAATACACCGGTTCCATTAATTCAAGCGATGGTTGAGAAACTCGTCAGCTTAGAAAAAATTGAACAAGTCGATATCAATGCTTGTTTAACGGGCAGTAGTTGTAAAGGCTGCCCAGAAAGCACTGATTGCGCTCATTTTGTGTATAAAATCAAATAA
- a CDS encoding DNA utilization protein GntX: MPTCCLRCALPCEQPTMECGRCLKNPPAWQRIITVTPYQGALRLLIHRFKFQKQSQLAFTLARIFALFWLTGYRQQKWQKPDLIITIPLHRRRLWWRGFDHMALIGENLSRWLNIPYSQNSLSRSRATLAQITLKREYRRNNLKGAFTLNNSVSNLHVAVLDDVITTGSTMNTAAQLLICAGVHTVDAWSLCRTL, from the coding sequence ATGCCAACCTGCTGTTTACGCTGCGCTTTACCCTGTGAGCAGCCTACCATGGAGTGCGGACGTTGCCTAAAAAACCCTCCCGCATGGCAGAGAATTATCACAGTAACCCCGTACCAAGGCGCTTTACGCTTGTTAATCCATCGTTTTAAATTTCAAAAACAATCTCAACTTGCTTTTACTCTAGCACGAATTTTTGCGTTATTTTGGCTCACGGGTTACCGCCAACAAAAATGGCAAAAACCGGACTTAATCATCACCATTCCACTGCATCGCCGCCGTCTGTGGTGGAGAGGATTTGACCATATGGCATTAATAGGCGAAAATTTATCCAGATGGTTAAATATCCCCTATTCGCAAAATTCATTATCACGTAGTCGTGCTACACTGGCACAGATTACACTAAAACGTGAGTATCGCCGAAATAACCTAAAGGGAGCATTTACCTTAAACAACTCGGTTTCAAACCTACATGTTGCTGTTCTTGATGATGTTATTACAACAGGTTCCACCATGAATACCGCAGCACAATTGTTGATTTGTGCGGGTGTACATACTGTTGATGCATGGTCACTGTGTCGCACCTTGTAG
- the nfuA_1 gene encoding Fe/S biogenesis protein nfuA, which produces MFLQSQINPQLASHGGRVSLMEITDEGFAILQFGGGCNGCSMVDVTLKEGIEKELLKMFEGELKGVKDLTEHQRGEHSFY; this is translated from the coding sequence ATGTTTTTACAGTCACAAATTAACCCTCAACTTGCCAGCCACGGTGGCCGTGTTTCCCTGATGGAAATCACCGATGAAGGCTTTGCAATTCTGCAATTTGGTGGCGGCTGTAACGGTTGTTCAATGGTTGATGTCACTCTTAAAGAAGGTATCGAAAAAGAACTTCTCAAAATGTTTGAAGGTGAGCTAAAAGGCGTTAAAGACCTGACTGAACACCAACGTGGCGAGCACTCTTTCTACTAA
- the glpR_1 gene encoding Glycerol-3-phosphate regulon repressor: MKQTQRHDAIVELVRLQGYVSTEELVEHFEVSPQTIRRDLNDLAEQNKIQRHHGGAALPSSSVNAAYNDRKIMWSDEKARIAQHVASQIPDGATLFIDIGTTPEAVAHALVNHKNLRVVTNNLNVATLLMPKEDFRLILAGGEVRSRDGGIVGEATLDFISQFRLDYGILGISGIDMDGSLLEFDYHEVRTKRAIIENSRCVMLVTDHSKFGRNAMVNLGNMNLIDYLFTDKQPPDSILKVIEQHNVQLELC, from the coding sequence GTGAAACAAACCCAGAGACATGATGCAATAGTTGAGCTTGTGCGTCTTCAGGGATATGTCAGTACTGAAGAACTCGTCGAACACTTTGAGGTAAGCCCTCAAACAATCCGTCGAGACCTCAATGACCTCGCTGAACAAAATAAAATTCAGCGGCACCACGGTGGTGCAGCACTGCCTTCAAGTTCCGTGAATGCGGCTTATAATGACCGTAAAATCATGTGGTCAGATGAAAAAGCGCGTATCGCACAACATGTTGCGAGCCAAATTCCTGACGGTGCAACATTGTTTATAGATATTGGTACCACTCCCGAAGCCGTTGCTCACGCATTGGTTAATCACAAAAACCTACGCGTGGTGACCAATAACCTTAATGTCGCCACATTACTGATGCCAAAAGAAGACTTCCGCCTAATTTTAGCGGGGGGTGAAGTTCGCTCAAGAGATGGCGGTATTGTCGGTGAAGCGACCCTCGATTTTATTTCTCAATTTAGGTTAGATTACGGTATTTTGGGTATCAGTGGTATTGATATGGATGGCTCATTACTTGAGTTCGATTACCATGAAGTTCGTACCAAACGCGCGATTATTGAAAACTCACGCTGTGTCATGCTCGTCACCGACCATTCTAAATTTGGTCGTAACGCGATGGTTAATTTGGGCAATATGAACCTGATTGACTACTTATTTACGGATAAACAGCCACCTGACAGCATTCTCAAAGTCATTGAGCAACATAATGTTCAATTAGAGCTTTGTTAA
- the glpE gene encoding Thiosulfate sulfurtransferase glpE gives MDHFETLTPEQAYQHWVDGTAILVDVRDPQSFRAGHASGAYHLTNESLSQFLEQTDYEQPVMVMCYHGHSSQGAAQYLINIGFESVYSINGGFEAWLREYPQAVTAL, from the coding sequence ATGGACCATTTTGAAACACTAACACCAGAGCAAGCTTACCAACATTGGGTGGACGGTACTGCCATATTGGTAGATGTACGAGACCCACAAAGTTTCCGCGCAGGCCATGCTAGTGGGGCCTATCACCTCACCAATGAGTCACTAAGCCAATTTCTAGAACAAACGGATTACGAACAACCAGTTATGGTGATGTGTTACCATGGGCACAGTAGCCAAGGCGCTGCACAATATCTGATCAACATTGGCTTTGAATCTGTATACAGCATCAATGGTGGATTTGAAGCATGGTTAAGGGAATATCCACAAGCCGTTACGGCTCTCTAG
- the nfuA_2 gene encoding Fe/S biogenesis protein nfuA, whose amino-acid sequence MINITEAAQAHFAKLLENQEPGTQIRVFVINPGTPTAECGVSYCPPGAVEATDKELKFEKLSAYVDEISAPFLDDAEIDFVTDQLGSQLTLKAPNAKMRKVSDDAPLIERVEYVFTVTN is encoded by the coding sequence ATGATTAATATTACTGAAGCAGCACAGGCTCATTTTGCCAAATTGTTGGAAAATCAAGAGCCAGGAACTCAAATCCGTGTTTTTGTTATCAACCCAGGCACACCAACCGCAGAGTGCGGTGTGTCATACTGCCCTCCGGGTGCCGTTGAAGCAACAGATAAAGAACTAAAGTTCGAGAAATTATCTGCTTATGTTGATGAAATTAGCGCGCCATTCTTAGATGATGCCGAGATTGACTTCGTTACCGACCAACTGGGCTCACAACTGACGTTAAAAGCACCAAACGCCAAAATGCGTAAGGTCTCTGATGACGCACCATTAATTGAACGTGTTGAGTATGTTTTTACAGTCACAAATTAA
- the feoB gene encoding Ferrous iron transport protein B produces the protein MKRLTIGLIGNPNAGKTTLFNQLTGSRQRVGNWAGVTVERKVGRFHTDDHKIELVDLPGTYSLTTISEQTSLDEQIACYFILSGEADMLINVVDASNLERNLYLTLQLVELGVPCIVALNMLDIAQSQHIDINIAELEKQLGCPVIPMVSTRATGIDKLKKAIDTHPQNSQQALVEYPPQLLQAVDSLSKQISTQQFSHQQRRWLALQILEGDIYSRQRAEISEGQLLAIRQTLKEGLNEEPELLIADARYQSIATICHAAINNSAAEPNRLTQSLDRFILSRWLGVPIFLFVMYLMFVLAINIGGALQPFFEGASEAIFIHGIQWVGAYFSFPDWLTIFLAQGVGGGINTVLPLVPQIGMMYLFLSILEDSGYMARAAFVMDRLMQALGLPGKSFVPLIVGFGCNVPSIMGARTLDAPRERLITVLMAPFMSCGARLAIFAVFAAAFFGKNGASVVFSLYILGIVVAILTGLLLKHTLMRGEASPFIMELPVYHVPHIKTLLIQTWQRLKGFVVRAGKVIVVASIFIGALNSFSFSGKPVDNINDSALASVSKVITPALQPIGVHADNWQATVGLITGAMAKEVVVGTLNTLYTAEAITSEPFDAESFNLWEELGDAVSETWDSLKETFTLSALSNPIEASKGDGEMESGSMGTMAAKFGSGIAAYSYLIFVLLYVPCVSVMGAIARETNKSWMSFSILWGLNVAYSLAALFYQVATFSEHPQSSLITIAAVVLFNLALFIFLRRMRSRVTLNIKSKTAEQCSGCSSDACH, from the coding sequence CAGGCAAAACGACCCTATTTAACCAACTTACAGGGTCAAGGCAGCGGGTCGGTAACTGGGCAGGGGTCACTGTTGAACGAAAAGTGGGTCGCTTCCATACCGATGACCATAAAATCGAGCTTGTTGACCTACCCGGCACTTACTCTTTGACCACCATTTCTGAACAAACCTCTCTCGACGAACAAATCGCCTGCTACTTTATTTTAAGTGGTGAGGCCGACATGCTCATTAATGTTGTCGATGCATCCAATTTAGAGCGTAACCTCTATCTGACATTACAATTAGTTGAGTTAGGCGTTCCATGTATTGTTGCCTTGAATATGTTGGATATCGCTCAAAGCCAACATATTGATATTAATATTGCTGAATTAGAAAAACAGCTCGGTTGCCCTGTGATCCCAATGGTTTCAACTCGAGCAACTGGTATCGATAAACTGAAAAAAGCCATTGATACACATCCACAAAATAGCCAACAAGCCCTTGTGGAATATCCACCCCAGTTATTGCAGGCAGTGGATTCGTTATCTAAACAAATTTCAACACAACAATTTAGCCATCAGCAACGCCGCTGGTTAGCATTACAAATTCTCGAAGGAGATATTTATAGCCGCCAACGCGCAGAAATATCTGAAGGGCAATTACTGGCGATACGCCAAACACTGAAAGAAGGCTTAAACGAAGAGCCTGAACTACTCATCGCTGACGCACGTTATCAATCTATTGCCACAATTTGTCATGCCGCGATTAACAATAGCGCCGCTGAACCAAATCGACTAACACAATCACTGGATAGATTTATTCTGAGCCGTTGGCTCGGTGTACCTATTTTCTTATTTGTGATGTACCTGATGTTTGTCTTAGCCATTAACATTGGTGGGGCATTGCAGCCTTTCTTTGAAGGTGCTTCTGAGGCGATATTTATTCATGGTATTCAGTGGGTTGGTGCCTATTTCAGCTTCCCTGATTGGCTCACTATTTTCCTTGCCCAAGGTGTCGGCGGTGGTATTAATACAGTATTACCGTTAGTACCACAAATCGGGATGATGTACCTGTTTCTTTCAATACTGGAAGACTCGGGTTATATGGCACGAGCCGCTTTCGTGATGGACCGCCTCATGCAGGCGCTAGGTTTACCAGGTAAATCCTTCGTACCGTTGATTGTCGGCTTTGGCTGTAACGTACCATCAATTATGGGTGCACGCACGCTAGATGCACCACGTGAAAGGCTCATTACGGTACTAATGGCACCGTTTATGTCTTGTGGTGCAAGGCTTGCCATTTTCGCTGTTTTTGCTGCCGCTTTCTTTGGCAAAAATGGGGCTAGTGTGGTCTTTTCTCTCTATATTTTAGGGATTGTTGTCGCCATTTTGACAGGGTTATTACTAAAACATACCCTTATGCGTGGCGAGGCCTCTCCGTTTATTATGGAGCTTCCGGTTTACCATGTACCGCACATCAAAACATTGCTGATTCAAACATGGCAACGCCTAAAAGGCTTTGTGGTACGAGCGGGTAAAGTTATCGTCGTTGCCAGTATCTTTATTGGTGCATTAAATAGTTTCTCTTTCTCTGGTAAGCCTGTTGATAATATTAATGACTCTGCACTCGCTTCTGTCAGTAAAGTCATTACCCCTGCGTTACAGCCGATTGGTGTGCATGCAGATAATTGGCAAGCGACCGTGGGGTTAATTACCGGGGCGATGGCTAAAGAAGTCGTCGTGGGAACTTTAAATACTCTGTATACCGCTGAAGCCATTACTTCTGAGCCATTCGATGCAGAATCATTCAATTTATGGGAAGAACTGGGAGATGCGGTTTCTGAAACTTGGGACAGCTTAAAAGAAACCTTTACCTTAAGTGCGCTATCAAACCCTATCGAAGCCAGTAAAGGTGATGGAGAGATGGAGTCCGGTTCAATGGGCACTATGGCAGCGAAATTTGGTTCAGGCATTGCTGCCTATAGCTACCTAATCTTCGTCTTACTGTATGTGCCTTGCGTCTCGGTGATGGGTGCTATCGCACGTGAAACCAATAAAAGTTGGATGAGTTTCTCCATTCTGTGGGGCTTGAATGTGGCTTATAGCCTCGCGGCTCTGTTTTACCAAGTTGCCACATTCAGCGAGCACCCACAAAGCAGTTTGATTACCATTGCTGCGGTTGTCCTATTCAACCTTGCCTTGTTCATATTCTTACGCCGCATGCGTAGCCGCGTAACCCTGAACATCAAAAGCAAAACTGCAGAGCAATGTTCTGGCTGTTCAAGTGATGCTTGCCACTAA
- the glpG gene encoding Rhomboid protease glpG yields the protein MIHITSFANPRMAQAFVDYMASKNIHLIIKPSQEQAVFELWLEDEQFQSQTQKELDIFLQDPNHPRYLEASWHTGSADTQFQYRNYLTWGYLKEQSGPLTIAVILLSIVVYLWVEMTDAREVLRYLAWPIGDQQTELWRWFSPALVHFSLSHIGFNLALWWFLAGQVERKLGTGKLFTILLVSALFSNWGQSLFSENNFGGLSGVVYALVSYVWLTG from the coding sequence ATGATCCACATCACCTCTTTTGCTAATCCTAGAATGGCACAAGCCTTTGTTGACTATATGGCTAGCAAAAATATCCACTTAATAATAAAGCCATCACAGGAACAAGCCGTCTTTGAGCTTTGGCTAGAAGATGAGCAATTTCAATCTCAAACCCAGAAAGAATTAGATATTTTTTTACAAGATCCAAATCACCCCCGCTATCTAGAAGCCAGTTGGCACACGGGAAGCGCAGATACCCAGTTTCAATATCGTAACTACCTGACCTGGGGCTACCTTAAAGAACAATCTGGCCCTTTAACTATCGCTGTTATTTTATTGTCGATTGTTGTATATCTTTGGGTAGAAATGACCGATGCCCGAGAAGTTCTACGCTATTTAGCATGGCCTATTGGCGACCAACAAACGGAACTTTGGCGTTGGTTTAGCCCTGCATTGGTGCACTTTTCGCTATCACATATTGGTTTCAACCTTGCGCTATGGTGGTTTCTGGCTGGGCAAGTTGAGCGAAAGCTGGGAACGGGTAAATTATTCACTATCTTACTAGTCTCTGCACTGTTTAGTAACTGGGGGCAGTCGCTGTTTAGTGAAAACAACTTTGGCGGCTTATCTGGTGTCGTCTATGCCCTTGTCAGCTATGTGTGGTTAACGGGGTGA
- the bioH gene encoding Pimelyl-[acyl-carrier protein] methyl ester esterase yields the protein MAKLYWQTVGEGKQDLVLLHGWGLNAQVWQTIIPRIASHFRVHLVDLPGYGRSQGFLPMNIQSMANILWEQAPKNAIWLGWSLGGLVASRVALDHPYEVKGLITVASSPCFKAEENGWAGIRPEVLLGFEQQLSADFHRTVERFLALQTLGTESARNDARTLKSVVLEQPIPTVETLNAGLESLRTEDLRDELKQLPIPFLRIYGYLDGLVPRKIVPILDELYPNSPSVIMRNSAHAPFISHPDEFCEYLLDFQSRIEE from the coding sequence ATGGCAAAGTTATATTGGCAGACCGTTGGTGAAGGTAAACAAGATCTTGTGTTGCTGCACGGATGGGGACTGAACGCACAAGTCTGGCAAACAATTATTCCGCGAATCGCTTCGCACTTTCGGGTTCATTTAGTTGACCTGCCAGGTTATGGGCGTAGCCAAGGTTTCCTTCCTATGAATATTCAATCAATGGCAAATATTTTGTGGGAACAAGCGCCTAAAAACGCGATTTGGCTCGGTTGGTCACTTGGTGGGCTAGTTGCAAGTCGTGTTGCGCTTGACCATCCTTATGAAGTCAAAGGGTTAATTACCGTTGCTTCTTCTCCATGCTTTAAAGCAGAAGAAAACGGTTGGGCGGGGATCCGACCGGAAGTTTTATTAGGTTTCGAACAGCAACTTTCGGCTGATTTTCATCGTACCGTTGAGCGTTTTTTAGCATTGCAGACATTAGGGACAGAAAGCGCAAGAAATGATGCTAGAACCTTGAAGTCCGTGGTACTTGAACAACCTATCCCAACGGTTGAAACGTTAAATGCCGGGCTTGAATCATTGCGTACCGAAGATTTGCGCGATGAATTAAAACAGTTACCCATTCCTTTCTTGCGCATTTATGGTTATCTCGATGGCTTGGTACCGCGCAAAATAGTGCCCATTTTAGATGAGCTTTACCCTAATTCCCCATCTGTCATTATGCGCAATAGTGCCCATGCACCCTTTATTTCCCATCCTGATGAGTTTTGCGAATACCTGTTGGATTTTCAAAGTCGTATCGAGGAATAA